A genomic segment from Myxosarcina sp. GI1 encodes:
- the nifV gene encoding homocitrate synthase, translating into MLPIQINDTTLRDGEQAAGVAFTTAEKVIFATIMDAIGVQELEVGIPAMGSTEAAAITQMVNLGLKTLLTGWNRAVRSDIDASLACGLSRVHISVPVSEIQIAVKFQGNCKLVFDRLRDTIGYARDRGLYISVGGEDSSRADESFLLDVALAAQDWGASRFRFCDTVGILDPLTTHSKVKRLVNKLVIPVEMHTHNDLGMATANALAGIRAGASSVNTTVNGLGERAGNAALEEVIMALKRIYGIKTGIDTTRFREISEFVVKASGCDVPPWKAIVGKNAFAHESGIHGHGVLQNPATYEPFTPEEVGRERQLVIGKHSGKHLITNLLKQYGIALSLEETRSLVDAVRDLSVELKRSLTPDELLGLIPNH; encoded by the coding sequence ATGCTACCAATTCAAATTAACGATACGACTTTACGAGATGGCGAACAAGCAGCAGGAGTAGCTTTTACCACAGCCGAAAAAGTTATTTTTGCCACAATAATGGATGCTATTGGCGTACAAGAACTTGAGGTAGGTATACCTGCAATGGGTAGCACCGAAGCCGCAGCTATTACTCAAATGGTTAACCTGGGTTTGAAAACCCTACTGACTGGCTGGAATCGTGCCGTTCGTTCGGACATCGATGCTTCTCTAGCTTGTGGCTTATCAAGGGTGCATATATCCGTCCCCGTATCGGAAATCCAGATTGCGGTTAAGTTTCAAGGCAACTGTAAGCTAGTTTTCGATCGCCTGAGAGATACAATTGGTTACGCTCGCGATCGCGGTTTGTATATTTCTGTTGGTGGTGAAGACTCTTCCCGCGCCGATGAAAGCTTTTTGCTCGATGTGGCGTTAGCCGCTCAAGATTGGGGAGCATCCCGTTTTCGCTTTTGCGATACGGTAGGCATTCTCGATCCCCTGACTACCCATAGCAAAGTAAAGCGGTTAGTAAACAAGTTAGTCATTCCCGTAGAGATGCACACCCACAACGATTTAGGTATGGCAACCGCTAACGCCCTAGCGGGAATTAGAGCGGGAGCCAGTTCGGTCAATACTACCGTCAATGGTTTGGGTGAAAGAGCGGGCAATGCTGCTTTAGAAGAAGTAATCATGGCATTAAAACGCATCTATGGCATCAAGACGGGGATCGATACCACTAGATTTAGAGAAATCTCAGAATTTGTCGTCAAAGCCTCTGGCTGCGATGTCCCACCCTGGAAGGCGATTGTCGGTAAAAATGCCTTTGCACACGAGTCTGGTATACACGGACATGGAGTGCTGCAAAATCCTGCTACCTACGAACCTTTTACTCCTGAAGAAGTAGGACGCGAACGCCAGTTAGTAATTGGCAAACACTCTGGTAAACATCTCATTACTAACCTGTTAAAGCAATATGGCATCGCTCTAAGTCTAGAGGAAACGCGATCGCTTGTCGATGCCGTGCGCGATTTATCGGTCGAGTTAAAACGCAGTCTAACCCCAGATGAGTTATTGGGATTGATCCCCAACCATTAG
- a CDS encoding DUF2949 domain-containing protein, with amino-acid sequence MKFNLEVTELGQFLQDELSVSSAEITLIVQKHRELNAPIPMLLWQYGLVSRSGLDRIFDWLETR; translated from the coding sequence ATGAAATTTAACTTAGAAGTCACGGAATTAGGACAGTTTTTACAAGACGAGTTGTCAGTATCCTCGGCGGAAATCACTCTAATAGTGCAAAAACATCGAGAATTAAACGCACCCATTCCCATGCTGCTCTGGCAATACGGTTTAGTGTCGCGATCGGGATTAGATCGCATCTTTGATTGGTTAGAAACTCGATAG
- the nifT gene encoding putative nitrogen fixation protein NifT: MKVMLHKNDLGHLSVYVPKKDLEEEVVEQTATPEGKVLTLANGWQLSFKDLGEDTKLPQTFNARKL; this comes from the coding sequence ATGAAAGTAATGCTACACAAGAATGACCTCGGACATCTATCAGTTTATGTCCCCAAGAAAGATTTGGAAGAAGAAGTAGTAGAGCAAACCGCTACTCCAGAAGGCAAAGTTTTGACCTTGGCTAACGGTTGGCAGTTGTCTTTTAAAGATTTAGGAGAAGACACCAAGCTACCTCAAACTTTCAATGCTAGAAAGCTGTAA
- a CDS encoding Asr1405/Asl0597 family protein encodes MYKFTSPDTIVSQVAKIDRSDRWSVHRRLQELNISCWCPQDGTLWVEIDRCIDAVLLRSTVQQFTSTRYELTDWLERCWSTQVLSTTNN; translated from the coding sequence ATGTATAAATTCACTTCTCCCGATACCATTGTCAGTCAGGTCGCTAAAATCGACCGTAGCGATCGCTGGAGCGTTCATCGTCGCCTGCAAGAACTAAATATTTCCTGCTGGTGTCCCCAAGATGGCACGCTCTGGGTAGAGATCGATCGCTGTATCGATGCCGTTTTGCTCCGCAGTACCGTACAACAATTCACTAGCACTCGCTATGAATTAACCGACTGGCTAGAGCGATGCTGGTCAACGCAAGTTTTATCCACAACTAATAATTAG
- the cysE gene encoding serine O-acetyltransferase, giving the protein MQQPLTLNRKLERIQSKSIKLLANIPWLASLWTDFEIIFDRDPAANNWLEVLVCYPGVHALALHRLANWLWHKQVPLLPRLLSHLGRFFTGIEIHPGASVGKGVFIDHGMGVVIGETAIVGDYCLIYQNVTLGGTGKQTGKRHPTLGQNVVVGTGAKVLGNINIGNNVRVGAGSIVLRDVPNDCTVVGVPGRIVSRAGRGCPLEHGKLPDPEANIIRSLLSRIENLEQQIQKLNHYQPQNHV; this is encoded by the coding sequence ACAGAAAACTAGAGAGAATACAAAGCAAGTCGATTAAATTGTTGGCAAACATTCCCTGGCTAGCAAGCCTCTGGACAGATTTTGAGATTATTTTCGATCGCGACCCCGCTGCGAACAATTGGCTAGAGGTCTTAGTTTGTTACCCAGGCGTTCATGCCCTAGCATTACATCGATTAGCTAACTGGCTATGGCACAAACAAGTTCCCTTATTACCACGTCTTTTATCTCACTTGGGAAGATTTTTTACGGGAATTGAAATTCATCCTGGTGCAAGTGTTGGTAAAGGAGTATTTATCGATCACGGGATGGGAGTAGTAATAGGTGAAACTGCCATCGTCGGCGATTATTGTTTGATTTACCAAAACGTTACCCTGGGTGGAACTGGTAAACAGACAGGCAAACGCCATCCGACCCTCGGACAAAATGTTGTCGTCGGTACGGGTGCAAAAGTTTTAGGCAATATTAATATCGGTAATAACGTTCGAGTTGGTGCGGGATCGATCGTCTTGCGAGACGTACCCAATGATTGCACCGTAGTAGGAGTTCCAGGACGCATCGTTTCCCGTGCTGGACGTGGTTGCCCTCTAGAACATGGCAAACTACCCGATCCAGAAGCTAACATCATTCGTTCCTTACTCAGTCGCATCGAGAATTTGGAACAACAGATACAGAAATTAAACCACTACCAACCACAAAATCATGTATAA
- the fdxB gene encoding ferredoxin III, nif-specific: protein MTTLTGLTQGGLTWEPQFVKEINKDTCLGCGRCFKVCGRGVLMLQPMNEFGEFIDEDDDDDIERQVMTVVNPDKCIGCEACARICPKKCHTHAPASV, encoded by the coding sequence ATGACTACACTAACTGGTTTGACTCAAGGCGGCTTAACCTGGGAACCCCAATTCGTCAAAGAAATTAACAAAGACACTTGCCTGGGTTGTGGTAGATGTTTTAAAGTCTGCGGACGTGGTGTTTTGATGCTACAGCCAATGAATGAATTTGGCGAATTTATCGATGAGGATGATGACGACGATATCGAACGCCAAGTAATGACCGTTGTTAATCCCGACAAATGTATCGGTTGTGAAGCTTGCGCTCGCATTTGCCCCAAAAAA
- a CDS encoding Dps family protein — MTQTLVVQAFGEVANNPIGLDKEIVIPVCEGLNFALASFQGLYLQYQKHHFVVEGSEFYSIHQYFQESYDAVQEHAHDIGERLNGLGGTPAASFSKLAELCCFTPEDDGIFDCRQMIEHDLAAEQAIIELIRRQAAQAESVGDRATRHLYEQILLETEERAFHLDHFLATDSLTIAFVGNGKK; from the coding sequence ATGACTCAAACATTAGTAGTTCAAGCTTTTGGTGAAGTTGCCAATAACCCTATTGGTCTAGACAAAGAGATCGTCATTCCCGTATGTGAAGGCTTGAATTTTGCCCTGGCGAGCTTTCAAGGTCTATATCTGCAATACCAAAAGCATCACTTTGTCGTTGAAGGTTCGGAATTTTATTCGATCCATCAATATTTTCAAGAAAGTTATGATGCCGTACAAGAACACGCTCACGATATAGGCGAACGCTTAAATGGCTTGGGAGGAACTCCTGCCGCCAGCTTTAGCAAGTTAGCCGAACTTTGCTGCTTTACACCAGAAGACGACGGCATTTTTGACTGTCGCCAAATGATCGAACACGACTTAGCAGCAGAACAAGCAATTATCGAGCTAATTCGCCGTCAGGCAGCACAGGCTGAGAGCGTAGGCGATCGCGCCACTCGTCATCTATACGAGCAGATTTTACTAGAAACTGAAGAAAGAGCATTTCATCTCGACCACTTCCTCGCTACCGACAGTCTAACTATAGCCTTTGTCGGTAATGGCAAGAAGTAG